From a single Plutella xylostella chromosome 5, ilPluXylo3.1, whole genome shotgun sequence genomic region:
- the LOC105383839 gene encoding uncharacterized protein LOC105383839 isoform X1 encodes MVQGLTFKLEWILGFRPPCETGAQSQRNLMLMAVEASRRLRPNNRLHHPERNIGDLKHKDLMRPDLMRLDLKHWDPMRQDLMRLDLKHRDPMRQDLMRLDLKHRHPMRQDLMRLDLKHRDPMRQDLMRLDLKHRDPMRLDLKHRDPMRQDLMRLDLKHRDPMRRDPMCQDLVRTDLKRQDLSGLDRMGLTTSDLASAGHPALAPGCVRDSLPIPKDQSQAKTDESKTGKTGRKSISKEKQETRRKAREDKISQSKTKQSKPSESRTEFLSKLCPLKSSRESTKPTTSDKPTSSRSAKADQPKKDLKRSQSLKRFLSKICPFKTEKAPSPSIKSEEPSLWESITDGLKNENASTSKKKTKLFKTKERSKSEPPKSNRPSTRTDGYISNERAGILGLFRNM; translated from the exons ATGGTGCAAGGTCTGACCTTCAAATTAGAGTGGATTTTGGGATTTCGACCACCTTGCGAGACAG GGGCTCAATCCCAGCGGAACCTGATGCTGATGGCAGTCGAAGCCAGCCGCCGCCTCCGTCCCAACAACCGCCTCCACCACCCGGAGCGCAACATCGGGGATCTCAAGCACAAGGATCTCATGCGCCCGGATCTCATGCGCCTGGATCTCAAACACTGGGATCCCATGCGCCAGGATCTCATGCGCCTGGATCTCAAACACCGGGATCCCATGCGCCAGGATCTCATGCGCCTGGATCTCAAACACCGGCATCCCATGCGCCAGGATCTCATGCGCCTGGATCTCAAACACCGGGATCCCATGCGCCAGGATCTCATGCGCCTGGATCTCAAACACCGGGATCCCATGCGCCTGGATCTCAAACACCGGGATCCCATGCGCCAGGATCTCATGCGCCTGGATCTCAAACACCGGGATCCCATGCGCCGGGATCCCATGTGCCAGGATCTCGTGCGAACGGATCTCAAACGCCAGGATCTCAGCGGTCTGGACAGAATGGGGCTAACAACTTCCGACCTGGCCAGTGCCGGTCACCCAGCACTTGCACCAGGCTGCGTAAG AGACAGCCTTCCGATACCAAAAGACCAAAGCCAAGCGAAAACAGATGAAAGCAAAACTGGAAAAACAGGGCGAAAGTCAATAAGCAAAGAAAAACAAGAAACCAGAAGAAAAGCCAGAGAAGACAAAATAAGTCAATCGAAAACCAAACAATCCAAGCCAAGCGAATCAAGAACAGAGTTTTTGAGCAAACTATGCCCATTAAAATCCTCGAGAGAATCAACGAAACCGACCACATCAGACAAACCTACATCGTCACGGTCAGCCAAAGCAGACCAACCCAAAAAAGACCTCAAAAGAAGCCAATCGCTAAAACggtttttatcaaaaatatgtCCATTCAAAACAGAAAAAGCTCCTTCTCCTTCAATAAAATCGGAAGAACCTTCATTATGGGAATCAATAACAGATGGactgaaaaatgaaaatgcCAGTACAAGCAAAAAGAAAACCAAGCTATTTAAAACCAAAGAACGTTCAAAATCAGAACCACCTAAATCAAACCGACCAAGTACCAGAACGGACGGATACATAAGTAATGAAAGGGCCGGGATCCTTGGTCTGTTTAGGAATATGTAG
- the LOC105383839 gene encoding uncharacterized protein LOC105383839 isoform X2, which translates to MMILVYTYYCIIGAQSQRNLMLMAVEASRRLRPNNRLHHPERNIGDLKHKDLMRPDLMRLDLKHWDPMRQDLMRLDLKHRDPMRQDLMRLDLKHRHPMRQDLMRLDLKHRDPMRQDLMRLDLKHRDPMRLDLKHRDPMRQDLMRLDLKHRDPMRRDPMCQDLVRTDLKRQDLSGLDRMGLTTSDLASAGHPALAPGCVRDSLPIPKDQSQAKTDESKTGKTGRKSISKEKQETRRKAREDKISQSKTKQSKPSESRTEFLSKLCPLKSSRESTKPTTSDKPTSSRSAKADQPKKDLKRSQSLKRFLSKICPFKTEKAPSPSIKSEEPSLWESITDGLKNENASTSKKKTKLFKTKERSKSEPPKSNRPSTRTDGYISNERAGILGLFRNM; encoded by the exons ATGATGATTTTAGTTTATACATATTACTGCATAATAG GGGCTCAATCCCAGCGGAACCTGATGCTGATGGCAGTCGAAGCCAGCCGCCGCCTCCGTCCCAACAACCGCCTCCACCACCCGGAGCGCAACATCGGGGATCTCAAGCACAAGGATCTCATGCGCCCGGATCTCATGCGCCTGGATCTCAAACACTGGGATCCCATGCGCCAGGATCTCATGCGCCTGGATCTCAAACACCGGGATCCCATGCGCCAGGATCTCATGCGCCTGGATCTCAAACACCGGCATCCCATGCGCCAGGATCTCATGCGCCTGGATCTCAAACACCGGGATCCCATGCGCCAGGATCTCATGCGCCTGGATCTCAAACACCGGGATCCCATGCGCCTGGATCTCAAACACCGGGATCCCATGCGCCAGGATCTCATGCGCCTGGATCTCAAACACCGGGATCCCATGCGCCGGGATCCCATGTGCCAGGATCTCGTGCGAACGGATCTCAAACGCCAGGATCTCAGCGGTCTGGACAGAATGGGGCTAACAACTTCCGACCTGGCCAGTGCCGGTCACCCAGCACTTGCACCAGGCTGCGTAAG AGACAGCCTTCCGATACCAAAAGACCAAAGCCAAGCGAAAACAGATGAAAGCAAAACTGGAAAAACAGGGCGAAAGTCAATAAGCAAAGAAAAACAAGAAACCAGAAGAAAAGCCAGAGAAGACAAAATAAGTCAATCGAAAACCAAACAATCCAAGCCAAGCGAATCAAGAACAGAGTTTTTGAGCAAACTATGCCCATTAAAATCCTCGAGAGAATCAACGAAACCGACCACATCAGACAAACCTACATCGTCACGGTCAGCCAAAGCAGACCAACCCAAAAAAGACCTCAAAAGAAGCCAATCGCTAAAACggtttttatcaaaaatatgtCCATTCAAAACAGAAAAAGCTCCTTCTCCTTCAATAAAATCGGAAGAACCTTCATTATGGGAATCAATAACAGATGGactgaaaaatgaaaatgcCAGTACAAGCAAAAAGAAAACCAAGCTATTTAAAACCAAAGAACGTTCAAAATCAGAACCACCTAAATCAAACCGACCAAGTACCAGAACGGACGGATACATAAGTAATGAAAGGGCCGGGATCCTTGGTCTGTTTAGGAATATGTAG
- the LOC105383839 gene encoding uncharacterized protein LOC105383839 isoform X3, producing the protein MLMAVEASRRLRPNNRLHHPERNIGDLKHKDLMRPDLMRLDLKHWDPMRQDLMRLDLKHRDPMRQDLMRLDLKHRHPMRQDLMRLDLKHRDPMRQDLMRLDLKHRDPMRLDLKHRDPMRQDLMRLDLKHRDPMRRDPMCQDLVRTDLKRQDLSGLDRMGLTTSDLASAGHPALAPGCVRDSLPIPKDQSQAKTDESKTGKTGRKSISKEKQETRRKAREDKISQSKTKQSKPSESRTEFLSKLCPLKSSRESTKPTTSDKPTSSRSAKADQPKKDLKRSQSLKRFLSKICPFKTEKAPSPSIKSEEPSLWESITDGLKNENASTSKKKTKLFKTKERSKSEPPKSNRPSTRTDGYISNERAGILGLFRNM; encoded by the exons ATGCTGATGGCAGTCGAAGCCAGCCGCCGCCTCCGTCCCAACAACCGCCTCCACCACCCGGAGCGCAACATCGGGGATCTCAAGCACAAGGATCTCATGCGCCCGGATCTCATGCGCCTGGATCTCAAACACTGGGATCCCATGCGCCAGGATCTCATGCGCCTGGATCTCAAACACCGGGATCCCATGCGCCAGGATCTCATGCGCCTGGATCTCAAACACCGGCATCCCATGCGCCAGGATCTCATGCGCCTGGATCTCAAACACCGGGATCCCATGCGCCAGGATCTCATGCGCCTGGATCTCAAACACCGGGATCCCATGCGCCTGGATCTCAAACACCGGGATCCCATGCGCCAGGATCTCATGCGCCTGGATCTCAAACACCGGGATCCCATGCGCCGGGATCCCATGTGCCAGGATCTCGTGCGAACGGATCTCAAACGCCAGGATCTCAGCGGTCTGGACAGAATGGGGCTAACAACTTCCGACCTGGCCAGTGCCGGTCACCCAGCACTTGCACCAGGCTGCGTAAG AGACAGCCTTCCGATACCAAAAGACCAAAGCCAAGCGAAAACAGATGAAAGCAAAACTGGAAAAACAGGGCGAAAGTCAATAAGCAAAGAAAAACAAGAAACCAGAAGAAAAGCCAGAGAAGACAAAATAAGTCAATCGAAAACCAAACAATCCAAGCCAAGCGAATCAAGAACAGAGTTTTTGAGCAAACTATGCCCATTAAAATCCTCGAGAGAATCAACGAAACCGACCACATCAGACAAACCTACATCGTCACGGTCAGCCAAAGCAGACCAACCCAAAAAAGACCTCAAAAGAAGCCAATCGCTAAAACggtttttatcaaaaatatgtCCATTCAAAACAGAAAAAGCTCCTTCTCCTTCAATAAAATCGGAAGAACCTTCATTATGGGAATCAATAACAGATGGactgaaaaatgaaaatgcCAGTACAAGCAAAAAGAAAACCAAGCTATTTAAAACCAAAGAACGTTCAAAATCAGAACCACCTAAATCAAACCGACCAAGTACCAGAACGGACGGATACATAAGTAATGAAAGGGCCGGGATCCTTGGTCTGTTTAGGAATATGTAG